The sequence actagcaagcacgttagaatcatcagtaatagttgtaccaacaccacttatcaaatcttcattgatcaacatctgagcctcaagaatactcaaacatcAGCAACTATCATGAAGTAAAGATAAATTGtagggcaccaaatcatgaaccatttgaaaggaagatacacaacaccatcccaaacaatatctcagaagctcagctcaagatctgatcccACTGGAaaatactagaggaaatactaaactctgcaaagcactgatcacaAAAACAAACTGCATAACCAAATCATCTGATAGGATCAATTAAGTTTTCTGGATCACCAAAAACcatatagaagaatataatgatactagaaatactccatacacaaaaccatgatcccaataaaccaatcagaAATCAccggagtaggaatatgttgacatcaatgacaaaaacatatcctagtagcaacaatgtctaATAGATAGTTGTAAGTAATGATCTCTCTTGGTGTGCAAGGTAGAGTGagaattaaaatataaatttatttattattttctcacGAAATGGTATGTTTGGATTTCATTCTCTATATATTTTGAGGGTTTTCACCTTTTGGGAATCTCATTTTTTTATCTTATAGAAACTCAACCTAAATTTGTGTAGACATTTGTGTTTTTATATAAACATTATATGATTGAATACCCATTGCAGATTATAGTAAAATGATTAAACCCCTTTGGTGCAAAGATCAATTTCATTCAATTATACCATGTTGGAtcttaaaatatttatataatagtAAATATTTAGTgtgttcttttttgtgtgtagtttACTAGTAATGAATTGTGTAATTTGTGTGGATTTTTATTGGGTGTTTAGTTGGACCATGTTGTTGTACTATATTATTTTTCatgttattatttttttgtattataTAGATTAATTTTTTAGGATGTATATTTATTTCTAGCTTGAATTTCTCTAGTGTTGCCAATTTATCCATGCTTTAGTGTTGTGGTGAGATATTTTGGCATGATAGTTTCAAAATCTTATTGAAGTTATCTTCACTATTGTATcacaatattatatttaatttcatcaaatgaaataaatatatGAATTTGATGCTATTTTAATGTAAAACAATGTCAAACTAGTTTCCAAAACTTTGGAAAAGTTGATTGAATTTATGGGTATTTAGTTTAAATTTAAATGCAATTGTTAGTGTGTTGAATATTATGATTTagattataaaaaaaattgattcattaattataattcattttgtaaaatattttatattttatattaaagtgTTATTAGATTAATGATCTTACTAGCATGTAtgagtttaaattaatttatatttcttAGTGACATAGAAATCAGGTATCATAGGTGGGGGCAAATGAAATTTTTAGTTGTGAACtctaatttagaaaataaaatcatgttcaaagaagaaagaaataaatggAAGAAATGTATAATTTTATTCCAATATAGATAAATTGGCAATTTCCATGGAGAAAATGTGATATAGATAAATTGGCAATTTCCATGGAGAAAATGTGATATAAATAGAATAAGAAAAACTTAGAAGTTAATATAGGAGAAGGAATAATTTATATAGGGAAACGTTTTTAATCTCTAGTTCCATTCTCAATCCTTCAAATATTATGGGCTTACCAAAAAAAGATAAGGAGGTTAAAGTGATTGAAAATGTATACCAAGAAATATCTTGGTAGAAACTATTAACTACATATATCAATGAAAATTTAAAGATTTTAGGAACATTTTTTCTTTCTAATTTTAATGAACATCTTGTTAATGAACATCTTAGAAAAGAAGGGTCTTTTAAAATATTTTCTCATAGTCACAAAGATGATGAGCATAAGGTTTCTAAAATGAATGCTCTAACCTGAAATGACATTGATAAGTGTTTTACAAAGCCTTTGTTACAAAAACTACAAGATTTCTCCATACTTAACCCTATGAATGTCTATAATTTGAAAGGATGGATGAAGATGATTATTTCAAGGAGCTTGTATGAATAAAAGACCATGGCATAGTTTATGCTTATGTGTCTAAATTTAAATGTTTAGTAGTAGTAATGATAAATATAATGACATAGTTATTTATTGAAGGGTTCGAAGAACCCCTCAAGGAATTTGTGAAGCTCATTATGATTGCAACCTTTTGCCTTGTTGATCCTTTCTGTTTGGGAGTTTGAGCAATAGTATTTTTAAATGAGGATGAGATCCCATATTTGTGACTTCACCAATTCAtagctttgggtcaaaagtgtttcatgtgAAGTCAAAGAATGTGTTGTGCCCCTGTCACCAATCAATTAAATGTTTATCGAGCcgttttaaataataataataaaatattaattattgatatttattttctcaaaataaCAATAGATTGTGGCTAGGGTGCCTTTTTAATAGCTAGAAGTTATTTTTATAAGATATAGTATAACATCGGGAATCTATAACATCATTTATGAAAGGTGTAAATGTAAGTTGACAATTGTAAATAATAGGTTATTTTGCCATGCAAGGTGGAGTAGAAAcacaaatttaaatttatttattattttcaaaacaaaaagtGTATTTCAATTTGATTCTCTATATATTTTGAGATTTTATACATTTTAGATATCAATCTTTTTATCATACAAATACTTTAGCAAAATTTGTCTAGACACTTGTGTTGACAAAAAAATATTCTacaaatgaaaacccattagataTTAGAATGAGAGGAAAGAGAAAATTAATTTATAGATTATAttgtattttaaaatatttttgaaatagtTTAGTTTTGTTGTGCTCTTTTTTTTTCTTATAGATTGTAGGTAAGGAAGTATATGTTTTGGATGCGGTTTCAATTGCATTTTTTATGGACTTCGTATTATTATATCGCATCATTTTggacattatattttttttaatattagtcTACATCTCTTTTGTATGCTATGGTTAGTCATTCCCAGCTTCAAGTCATCACTGTGTATTTGTTGTAGAATTGTTGTGAGACAATTTCGTGTGATACTTTCTGACTCTTATTGCTACTATGTTTCCTTATATTTTTGTATTCACTTCATTATTGTAGTGGCATAGTTTACGTACTTTTCTTACATCATATGAATGGAGGAAGTTGATGGTATTTTCTATGTAAAACTAGTTGCTTAAATAGTAGAGAAATTAATGGAATTTgtgggtgtagacacctaaaaatggtcaacgcttgcggagtcatactttaacatttgcgcattgcctcattttaggtttttgcgtcgcattaacatttctcctatgttacgcacttggtttttatcatttgcgagcatcgagtcattcttctacattcttcattcatctcactctcacatttggtcttgtcgacaacaatcttcaatcatgattttggtcaatcttatcctgtcgcatcaatgtgcgtgctaatttgtcatcattttggacatcgtcaatcctaattagggttttgtcctcttgtcaatcttgtcgttttgcgatcgatttgtcatcaatcgttatcattttaaatcttgtcgttttgcgttatcattttcaatcttgtcattttgcgatcaatttgccattgaacgttgtctgtctcaattatgtcaatttggttcaattagtcattgttcctcgtcaattggcgtatttatcaatcaaatcatttatcacattggtcctttgttaatcagaatcatgatcgagtcaattatcttttatcaagacctaattattgtccttgcatttctaatttaaccttgtttgttattttctctccattctccctctaagttaaataatttatttatttatcctaagtcttcttgtcacaattaaatgtttatttaattggctaattaattcctcctatttttgtaaattaattaatgaatgagaaattattaattaatttacctaatttgcatcaattttctaatttcatcatttctaatttcctaattttcctaattcctaatttccacctaattaatttttctctagttctccatatttttgtgctttggtcgaagcatgaatttctcatgcatcatactattggcatagcaagatgtcataggcttttagtcctctaacctttgcattggcaatatgtcataattcatgacatagaaggtgtcataaccttcttccttcaactcaattttgccattttgaaatcaattgcctataatatcaatttcatgctaatcttgtcttttctccaatttatctataaattggatgaatttcttcaatctcggctaataataatcacttgtttgaattactttgttgaatcaatcacgctttgagtattcttgtgccaatgtcaatcttgctttcacattaggtttatgcacttgaaggtgagatccacaaacaaaggctatttggagaagaaagaaggacaatggagccgcatgaaggagacattcagatctacatctggtttgcttagtttttagttttgaatgttttgcttttcatgtctttattgagtgtgttaggatagatcattgcattttagctttcgtgattgagctagattaatattttgatatttgctttgatgatttccgatttcctagctacagtagGTCTCTTGGTTAATGTTTTAAAATAATTGTACATGGCTTGAATCTCATAAGTCCCCCGAAAGCCTTTGACTACCACTTCTCTCGCTCAATGGGGTTTAGTTGTTATGAGTTTCTCTTAACTTGAAATAAGACATATAATTATTATTAGCACTTTGAGAATTAAATCAAATAACGTTTAAATAGAGTATACCATAACTGCCTTCTAAACATTTTCTTATCTGCGTTTTATCCAGTGGACATCACGTCTGTCTAGAAGAATGAATTATTTTTCGTTCTTGTGTCTTTCTAATTTATTATTTCTGAGTTTCCTTATATCATACTCTCTATTTGGACAGAGCTTTGCTCTTTCTTCGGCAACTGCATACGGAGGCAGAACATGGGTCAACAATCTGCAATCCGGACATTTCTTGGCACCATCATATTATGCAGATGCACTCGTCAGGCCGATTCTTCTGACCAGTAATATCTCATATAATGATATGAATCTGCAGTTTGGATGCGGATTCTTCTGCTATAGTCGTCCTTGTGACACAGGCTACCTGTTTGCAACCTTCTTTGTTATCTACGAAGATAATGGTATACTGGCTGACATGCAAATGGTGTGGAGTTCAAACAGAGACCAGATGGTGCAAAAAAACGCATCCCTAACACTCACCACTACCGGAGAACTTATGTTGAAGGATTCATATGGCACACTCGTCTGGTCTACAAATACGTCCAGCCACGATTTTCAAGGAATGGAGATACAAGAATCTGGGAGTCTTGTTCTGTTTAACACCTCCGGTGGAATCATGTGGCAGTCTTTTGATCATCCCACTGATACGGTGCTGTCAGGGCAGAAGTTCAAGGTGGGCCAAAATCTTATTGCAAACACTTCTCCTACTAATACAAGTCAAGGTATTTTCCACTGTTCCTTATCTATCCGCAGCTTCGTTATGCTTATAGGCCTGGAAACCCCTCAAATATATTATAGATATCCTGATCCTCCTTCATCCGTGGAGTTGTCTTACATCCAGTTTGACAACGAGTCTTTCTATATGCCGCCATTAGGGAAAATTAGTATGCCCAACGGTTGCCTCTACTTTAAGATTGATTCATACGGGCATCTGCAGTTTTATTCAATCATGAAGACCATAGGAAGATCTACAGTTGAGTATTTGTCAACCATTTCAAATAGTCTAGGCCTCTGCGACTATCCAACTCCATGCGGAAGCTATGGCGTCTGCAGAGATGGGCAGTGTAGCTGTCCAAAACAGGGCAATTATTTTGTTCAAATTGACGCCACAAAGCCCAATTTAGGCTGCCTTCTCCACAGACCTCTTGTATGTTCGAATATATCTAGACGCAGTAACTGTGCTCGTGGTCATCACCTTTTAGAGCTGGAGCATACTTCGTATTTTACTTATAGTTACAATGATCCATCCATTCCACAGTTGGTCTCACGGGATTACTGTAAAAATCTTTGCCTTGCAAATTGCTCTTGCAGAGCTGCATTTTTCAGgtatggttcaaacttttctagtGGTTATTGTTACCTGGAGTCCAATGTCTACTCTCTGAAAATGAGTACTCAAAATGATGTATTTTACAACTCCACTGCTTATATTAAAGTTCAGTCAAGGCCTAAGCAGATTAAGCATTTGGTTATAGTTATCATTTGTACTGCCATTGGTGGAGTGTCTCTCCTGTTTCTTCTTTTGTGTACATGGATAAGTAAACGTAGAGAAAGCAGTaaggaaaaggatgaagatgaggacaagGGTGCAGATTGGCCGGCAGGCTTGCCTATGCGCTATTCATTCCAAGAATTACAGAATGCTACAATTGAATTTAGTAAAAAGTTGGGAAGCGGAGGATTCGGTTCAGTTTATGAAGGCGTCTTGCCTAATGGCTCAATGATAGCAGTGAAGCGTCTTGATGGAGCAGGTCAAGGGGAAAAGGAATTCAAGGCAGAAATGGAAACTATAGGAAAAATTGACCATCTTAATTTGGTAAGACTAAAGGGATTTTGTGCAGAAAAGGCCTATCGGATGCTGGTATACGAGCATCTACCAAATGGGTCTCTGGATCGATggatattttccaaaaatatgctGGACTGGAAGACTAGATACAAAGTAGTTCTGGATATTGCAAGAGGATTAacatatttacatgaagaatgtcGAGAACAGATAATACACTTCGACATCAAGCCTCACAACATTCTCCTCGACCAACATTTCATTGCGAAGATCTCAGATTTTGGCTTGGCAAAGTTGATTGACAGAGAGCAAACTGAAGTGATAACCCTGCTGAGAGGTACACCAGGGTATATGGCGCCTGAGTTACTAAACATGCATTTCACAGAAAAGGCAGATGTATTTAGCTTTGGCGTTGTGGTGGTAGAAATTGTCAGTGGAAAAAGAAGCAGAGACCTTTCAGATAACTGCTTGTTTTCAGTCTTACAAGTTAAAGCAGAGGAGGGGAGGTTAATAGATTTGGTATATGAGGGATTTGTGGATGCTGAAACAAGCGTAAGAGAGGAGGCAGTAAAATTGATAAAAGTGGGAATGTGGTGTGTACAAGAGGATTTTACGAGGCGGCCAGCTATGTCGACTGTGGTGAAGGCGTTGGAGGGTATAATAGACACGATGGATGATGTTCCTTCCTCGATTGCAGGATTCAATCCTAGTTACGAAACGGAGATCTCCTATGCTCTTCTACCTTCGGAGCTATCAGGACCTAGATAGCCTATTAATTTGTTTAGAAAAGCCAACTACAACCTCTGTTTTAGTATTAATATGTTTGAATGTTTAGTTAGGTTTCTACGATCCAAATCCAGAGAATTAGGTAAAATATATTTACTTAAAAACGTTAAAAGGGACACCATCGGCTTTCCCTGGTAAAAAGTCTTTATAAGATTTTCCAAATCTGTTGGTTTTAATGTTCAGTAGACTTCTAGCATGTTATAATAATAACTAAATGTGAGGCCAATTAACAATTATTTTGGAAAATTAGTCATTAAAAGTATTTTTGTCTGTTAAATATTTTAAAGTTACTATTTTTAAGATAATATCACaagggaaaattaaaaaaaaatatattatttttctaCAATATCATGTTGACTTCACTTTTTTTTAATGGATAATAAAAATTATTctcttaaatttaaaataaatatatattacaatttttttattgctattttttaaataatatacaaACTAAATTAAAAATTCTACATTACAAAGTCAACGTGGAGCTTTAAAATATTTGTAAATAAAAGCCTTTCCTAAGAATAAGAATTTGAATGAATATTAAAAAATCTAATGATATgatgtaataataataatttagtctTAATAGTTATGTTTCTTTCCTAAAATgaataatagaaataaaaaaataaaaaatatactaaTAATAATTTAGTCTTCATAGCTTTGTTTCCTTTTTAATGAATTTAATAGGAATAcaaatatagacaaatacaataGTAAGAATATGTAAAagtataataatataatcatataatatGAACAATAATTTAAtactaattacaatataataatttaatatttttttaagtggaataatggaAAAATAAAATCACTACCTCCATAATGATGTGTGGACATATTTTacttattttttgaaaatttaggTATGGTAGTTttatattattttcaaatttaaagcaAAATTTCATTAT is a genomic window of Cryptomeria japonica chromosome 7, Sugi_1.0, whole genome shotgun sequence containing:
- the LOC131037152 gene encoding G-type lectin S-receptor-like serine/threonine-protein kinase SD2-5, which translates into the protein MEDGFMPGVASVVPAPSPPLLEENVWEPPIVNAPYNEGNTLNANETVPDIPIHLVIDMENSLEKHVENLNNLVLHEGPIVLIMEYAKAHDVVHSLFEKGQIPITDVQDVFDTDMEMEDSGSAKPLVDPDYKLVEEDEKLVEQSMEDIKNNIKNLVDISKESMRNNMEGLEKINAMVAKYRFNPIDNVYPGDTNKKKELGGEDSPSFALSSATAYGGRTWVNNLQSGHFLAPSYYADALVRPILLTSNISYNDMNLQFGCGFFCYSRPCDTGYLFATFFVIYEDNGILADMQMVWSSNRDQMVQKNASLTLTTTGELMLKDSYGTLVWSTNTSSHDFQGMEIQESGSLVLFNTSGGIMWQSFDHPTDTVLSGQKFKVGQNLIANTSPTNTSQGIFHCSLSIRSFVMLIGLETPQIYYRYPDPPSSVELSYIQFDNESFYMPPLGKISMPNGCLYFKIDSYGHLQFYSIMKTIGRSTVEYLSTISNSLGLCDYPTPCGSYGVCRDGQCSCPKQGNYFVQIDATKPNLGCLLHRPLVCSNISRRSNCARGHHLLELEHTSYFTYSYNDPSIPQLVSRDYCKNLCLANCSCRAAFFRYGSNFSSGYCYLESNVYSLKMSTQNDVFYNSTAYIKVQSRPKQIKHLVIVIICTAIGGVSLLFLLLCTWISKRRESSKEKDEDEDKGADWPAGLPMRYSFQELQNATIEFSKKLGSGGFGSVYEGVLPNGSMIAVKRLDGAGQGEKEFKAEMETIGKIDHLNLVRLKGFCAEKAYRMLVYEHLPNGSLDRWIFSKNMLDWKTRYKVVLDIARGLTYLHEECREQIIHFDIKPHNILLDQHFIAKISDFGLAKLIDREQTEVITLLRGTPGYMAPELLNMHFTEKADVFSFGVVVVEIVSGKRSRDLSDNCLFSVLQVKAEEGRLIDLVYEGFVDAETSVREEAVKLIKVGMWCVQEDFTRRPAMSTVVKALEGIIDTMDDVPSSIAGFNPSYETEISYALLPSELSGPR